In the genome of Desulfofarcimen acetoxidans DSM 771, one region contains:
- a CDS encoding RNA polymerase sigma factor: MTLSDNALVERSKQGDLEAFDLLVRRYEVKIYNMAYRFMGNSADASDLAQETFIRLYKSLPTFRGDSAFLTWLYRICANACRDELRKRKRKQEIFWDEISCGVESQAMYNNDPLPEDLLEQRDLKECLQFCLDSLSEEHRLIIILREIQQLSYDEIARVLDCTMGTVKSRLSRARLALKEKVMAHPELSGSVKRHKKERE; this comes from the coding sequence TTGACTTTATCTGATAATGCATTAGTGGAAAGGAGCAAGCAAGGCGATTTAGAGGCTTTTGACTTGCTGGTTCGCCGCTATGAGGTTAAAATATACAACATGGCCTATCGTTTTATGGGCAATAGTGCTGACGCCAGTGATCTGGCCCAGGAGACTTTTATTCGCCTGTATAAGTCACTGCCTACCTTCCGGGGGGATTCGGCCTTTTTAACCTGGCTTTACCGTATTTGTGCAAATGCTTGTCGTGATGAATTGCGCAAACGGAAAAGAAAGCAAGAGATTTTCTGGGATGAAATTAGTTGTGGGGTAGAGTCGCAGGCTATGTACAATAATGATCCTTTGCCGGAAGATTTACTGGAGCAGCGTGATCTAAAGGAGTGCCTGCAATTCTGCCTGGATAGTTTATCTGAAGAACACAGGTTGATAATCATATTGCGTGAAATACAGCAGCTCAGTTATGATGAGATCGCTCGTGTTTTGGACTGTACGATGGGTACGGTTAAATCAAGGCTTTCCCGTGCCCGCCTGGCGCTTAAGGAAAAAGTAATGGCTCATCCGGAACTTTCAGGTTCGGTAAAACGTCATAAAAAGGAAAGGGAGTAA
- a CDS encoding PilZ domain-containing protein, with protein sequence MVPSNEIIIVNRKIWLHDSQKYNFEATITKLEEKMFWINLPLANKQPLSLRKKQPIKMKVTLETACYTGETLVEAIGKNIHQTYGLLLPTNLIVSEERYYKRAPFCHDVIFKTNLLMVPTKTIDFSPGGMQVYITPELNKILQSKDKIFACLHINGYNIQYEVRLVWKKLFYNLPVAGFEFIHADQLRRFIINSSFKTNYNTTK encoded by the coding sequence ATGGTACCCAGCAATGAGATAATTATTGTTAACCGTAAAATTTGGCTGCATGATTCACAGAAATATAATTTTGAAGCAACTATAACTAAACTGGAAGAGAAAATGTTCTGGATTAATCTGCCTCTGGCAAACAAACAACCTTTAAGTTTGCGGAAAAAGCAGCCTATTAAAATGAAAGTGACCCTGGAAACAGCTTGCTACACTGGTGAAACTCTAGTAGAAGCAATTGGTAAAAATATTCATCAAACATATGGCTTGCTATTGCCAACAAATTTGATTGTCTCAGAAGAAAGATACTATAAACGAGCACCTTTTTGTCATGACGTTATATTCAAAACGAATTTACTGATGGTTCCTACAAAAACAATTGATTTTTCGCCGGGAGGCATGCAAGTCTATATAACACCGGAGTTGAACAAGATATTACAGTCAAAGGATAAAATTTTTGCATGTTTGCATATTAACGGCTACAACATACAATATGAAGTACGCTTAGTCTGGAAGAAGCTTTTTTACAATCTGCCTGTTGCAGGCTTTGAATTTATTCATGCTGACCAACTGCGCAGGTTTATTATCAATTCTTCTTTTAAAACCAATTATAACACAACAAAATAA
- a CDS encoding undecaprenyl-diphosphate phosphatase: MIDILKAIILGIVEGITEFLPVSSTGHLILVNEFVGFTGNFAHMFDIVIQLGAILSVVLYFKQKLFPIGKANIIEKRKALEIWKKTIIGVLPALFIGAALGEYIEEELFNPITVSITLLIGGFILVFIERRTKQSSINDIYALDYKTALLIGFIQCLAMIPGTSRSAVTIIGAMLLGSSRLVAAEYSFFLAIPTMFAATSYSLLKIGFALTPSQFYVLIVGFIVSFAVALTVIAGFMNYISKKDFKPFGYYRIILGILVLIYFKGI; the protein is encoded by the coding sequence ATGATTGATATTTTAAAAGCAATTATACTTGGAATAGTAGAAGGCATTACCGAATTTCTACCAGTATCTTCCACGGGACATTTAATCTTAGTTAATGAGTTTGTTGGATTTACAGGAAATTTTGCACATATGTTTGATATTGTAATACAATTAGGGGCTATACTCTCAGTTGTACTCTATTTCAAACAGAAACTTTTCCCTATTGGAAAAGCAAATATAATTGAGAAAAGAAAAGCACTTGAGATTTGGAAAAAAACTATTATAGGTGTTTTGCCAGCATTATTTATTGGTGCAGCCCTGGGTGAATATATTGAAGAGGAGCTTTTTAATCCAATCACAGTATCTATCACATTACTAATTGGCGGTTTTATTTTAGTTTTTATTGAAAGGAGAACAAAGCAAAGTAGTATAAATGATATTTATGCTTTAGATTACAAAACTGCTCTTTTAATAGGCTTTATCCAGTGTCTTGCAATGATTCCCGGCACATCCAGGTCTGCCGTTACAATAATCGGTGCAATGTTGTTAGGATCCTCCCGTCTTGTAGCAGCTGAATACTCATTCTTTTTAGCAATTCCTACAATGTTTGCAGCCACATCCTATTCCCTTCTTAAAATTGGTTTTGCGTTAACTCCATCTCAATTTTACGTATTGATAGTTGGATTTATTGTTTCTTTTGCAGTAGCATTAACAGTAATTGCCGGCTTTATGAATTATATTTCAAAGAAAGACTTCAAGCCTTTTGGTTATTATAGAATAATTTTAGGTATATTGGTTTTAATATATTTTAAAGGAATCTAA
- a CDS encoding metallophosphoesterase, which translates to MRIGVFSDTHGDLSNVPIALSRMGRLDLVLHAGDCYGDIDQLRKLVDDIPVKGVLGNCDTWCGGPREEMFEAARKKIYLVHGHLYNIKNGFHKLFLRAEELGVDVVVYGHTHRAESLLYGNILMFNPGSISRPRNQDYPSYGMLEITEQKINHRIYYIEKAY; encoded by the coding sequence TTGAGGATAGGCGTTTTTAGTGATACTCATGGTGATTTGAGTAATGTTCCCATTGCATTGTCCAGAATGGGCAGGCTGGACTTGGTTTTGCATGCCGGTGACTGTTACGGGGATATAGACCAGTTAAGAAAGCTGGTAGATGATATTCCTGTGAAGGGTGTTCTCGGTAATTGTGATACGTGGTGCGGCGGCCCGCGTGAAGAGATGTTTGAGGCGGCAAGGAAAAAAATATATCTGGTGCATGGACACCTGTATAATATTAAAAACGGATTTCATAAGTTATTTTTGCGTGCCGAAGAGTTGGGCGTTGATGTGGTAGTTTACGGCCACACCCACCGGGCTGAGAGTCTTTTATACGGGAATATTCTAATGTTTAATCCGGGCAGTATATCGCGCCCCCGCAACCAGGATTATCCCAGTTACGGGATGCTGGAGATAACTGAGCAAAAAATTAATCACCGTATATATTATATAGAGAAAGCATATTAA
- a CDS encoding XTP/dITP diphosphatase yields MRLVLATRNNGKVRELVELLKDYQVEVLSLEQYPDFPEIEEDGDTFEANAIKKAKDTAAYTGLLVLADDSGLEVDCLNGEPGVYSARFAGEPKDDRANNEKLLRLLTDVPREKRGARFRCVAAIAVPGGPVYTAEGVCSGFIITDLRGEEGFGYDPLFYLPEYDKTFAELDLALKNKISHRGRALAEAKVILSKLLQNI; encoded by the coding sequence GTGCGTTTGGTTCTGGCAACACGTAATAACGGGAAGGTAAGGGAATTAGTAGAATTGTTGAAGGACTACCAGGTGGAGGTTTTATCTTTAGAACAATATCCTGATTTCCCTGAAATTGAGGAAGACGGTGATACCTTTGAGGCCAATGCCATAAAAAAGGCTAAAGATACTGCTGCTTATACAGGCTTGTTGGTACTGGCGGATGACTCAGGGCTGGAGGTAGACTGCCTGAACGGTGAACCTGGAGTTTATTCAGCCAGGTTTGCCGGTGAACCCAAGGATGACAGAGCTAATAATGAGAAGCTTTTAAGACTTCTGACAGATGTGCCAAGAGAAAAACGCGGCGCCAGATTTCGCTGCGTGGCAGCAATAGCTGTACCGGGCGGTCCGGTTTATACGGCTGAGGGAGTGTGTTCTGGCTTTATAATTACCGATCTGCGCGGGGAAGAGGGTTTTGGCTATGATCCTCTTTTTTACCTGCCGGAATATGATAAGACCTTTGCTGAGCTGGACTTAGCCCTAAAAAACAAAATCAGTCACAGGGGCAGGGCTTTAGCTGAGGCAAAAGTTATATTATCCAAACTGCTGCAAAACATTTGA
- the rph gene encoding ribonuclease PH → MSRVDGRKPDEMRQVRMTRNFNKYAEGSVLIEVGDTHVLCTATVEDKVPPFLRGANKGWVTAEYAMLPRATDLRTGRERGKVSGRTMEIQRLIGRALRSVVNLEALGERTVLVDCDVLQADGGTRTASITGAFVAMTDALYKLAVNGQIKKFPIKEFIAATSVGRVNNEMVLDLCYKEDSAAEVDMNIVMTGGDRFVEIQGTGEEATFSRAEVNSLLDLAAGGIKSLIAFQSEVLGSIAKKVGV, encoded by the coding sequence TTGTCCAGGGTTGACGGAAGAAAGCCGGATGAAATGAGACAGGTTAGAATGACCAGAAATTTTAATAAGTATGCTGAGGGCTCGGTATTGATTGAAGTAGGGGATACTCATGTGTTATGTACTGCGACAGTGGAAGATAAGGTGCCTCCTTTCCTGAGAGGTGCGAATAAGGGCTGGGTTACTGCTGAGTATGCCATGCTGCCGCGAGCGACTGATTTGAGAACCGGCCGTGAAAGAGGCAAGGTATCCGGGAGAACCATGGAAATTCAGCGTTTAATCGGGCGTGCTTTGCGTTCTGTAGTTAATCTCGAAGCTCTGGGAGAGAGAACTGTCTTAGTTGATTGTGACGTTTTACAGGCTGACGGGGGTACGCGCACTGCATCAATTACCGGGGCTTTTGTGGCTATGACCGATGCATTGTACAAACTTGCTGTAAACGGGCAAATTAAAAAGTTTCCGATTAAAGAGTTTATTGCTGCTACCAGTGTGGGTCGGGTTAATAATGAAATGGTCTTAGACCTTTGTTATAAGGAAGATTCTGCGGCAGAGGTGGATATGAATATTGTAATGACCGGCGGCGACCGTTTCGTGGAAATACAGGGGACAGGGGAGGAAGCTACTTTTTCCCGCGCTGAAGTAAACAGTTTGCTGGATTTGGCTGCAGGTGGGATAAAGAGTTTGATTGCCTTTCAGTCCGAAGTCCTTGGCAGTATAGCAAAAAAAGTAGGTGTTTAG
- a CDS encoding MBL fold metallo-hydrolase translates to MQLTVLGCWAPYPRAGGACSGYLLQDGDINIMLDIGHGSLSRLMQVLDFRSLTALVITHFHPDHYSDVYALRHAVAGAIRDKSRQGPLTLLMPSEPAANFTEISGYGDAFAVKAIDSLSPDSYSGTGNWQLGGLKLRFMPTVHKKPCYAVRIEGLTQFVYTGDTAYSSELVDFFRGADLLLSEASGFDSDTSILSGSHMTARQAGELGRLAGAKKLMITHFWPEYEQADLLTQAQESFGSKVELAREGRTYKI, encoded by the coding sequence ATGCAATTAACCGTATTGGGATGCTGGGCACCTTACCCCCGCGCCGGTGGGGCCTGTTCGGGTTATTTATTGCAAGACGGGGACATAAATATAATGTTAGATATTGGGCACGGAAGTCTGAGCAGGTTGATGCAGGTGTTGGATTTTCGCTCTCTGACAGCTTTAGTGATAACTCATTTTCACCCGGATCATTATAGCGATGTTTATGCTTTGCGACATGCTGTGGCAGGAGCCATCAGAGATAAATCCAGACAGGGACCGCTCACTTTGCTTATGCCTTCGGAACCGGCGGCAAACTTTACGGAGATTTCCGGTTATGGTGATGCTTTTGCAGTTAAAGCAATAGACAGCCTGTCCCCGGATTCGTATAGCGGTACCGGCAATTGGCAGCTGGGCGGTTTAAAATTGCGTTTTATGCCGACTGTGCATAAGAAGCCTTGTTATGCTGTGCGTATTGAGGGTTTAACGCAATTTGTTTATACAGGTGATACCGCCTATTCCAGTGAACTGGTTGATTTTTTTAGAGGGGCTGATTTGCTGCTCAGTGAAGCCAGCGGGTTCGACAGTGATACTTCGATTTTGTCCGGAAGCCACATGACAGCAAGGCAAGCAGGTGAATTAGGGAGATTAGCCGGTGCAAAAAAATTAATGATAACCCACTTTTGGCCGGAATACGAGCAGGCAGACTTGTTGACACAAGCACAAGAGAGTTTTGGCAGTAAGGTTGAACTGGCCAGGGAAGGGCGTACATATAAAATTTGA
- a CDS encoding acyl-CoA dehydratase activase: MLWGIDLGSRNVKIAVMREDESFSFYKFDTIGFYKKFGRMKDGQLTVDFTNLGLDREVRAINEKFAGDLSGPAYGINAPAKVVATGYGRQTVKLKGAENIVEIKAHVLGANFQTGLKDFTLLDLGGQDSKVVLVKGGRMADFQTNDKCAASTGRYLENMAAVLEIDLKELSRHRLDPVELTATCAIFGETELIGKIVEGYSISSLAAGVNYSIFKRLKPMLSKLLSQALVFTGGVAYNLAIREILKEELGVKVLVPDYPEFNGAIGCCIFGCRNV; this comes from the coding sequence TTGCTGTGGGGAATTGATCTGGGCAGTAGAAACGTGAAAATCGCCGTTATGAGAGAGGATGAGAGCTTTTCCTTTTATAAATTCGATACCATTGGTTTCTATAAGAAATTTGGTAGAATGAAGGATGGCCAATTGACAGTAGATTTTACAAATCTGGGTCTTGACCGGGAAGTGAGGGCGATAAACGAAAAGTTTGCCGGTGATTTAAGCGGGCCGGCTTATGGAATAAATGCACCGGCAAAGGTTGTGGCTACAGGTTATGGCCGCCAGACAGTGAAGCTTAAGGGAGCAGAAAATATAGTTGAAATAAAGGCTCATGTGTTGGGAGCTAATTTTCAGACAGGTCTTAAGGATTTTACTCTACTGGATTTAGGTGGGCAGGACAGCAAAGTTGTGCTGGTAAAAGGCGGTCGTATGGCAGATTTTCAAACTAACGACAAGTGCGCTGCCAGTACCGGCCGCTACCTGGAAAATATGGCTGCCGTGCTGGAGATTGATTTAAAGGAACTTAGCCGTCATAGACTGGATCCGGTGGAATTGACGGCTACCTGTGCTATTTTTGGGGAAACTGAGTTGATTGGCAAGATAGTGGAAGGGTACTCCATCAGCAGTTTGGCAGCCGGGGTAAATTACAGTATTTTTAAGCGTCTGAAGCCTATGTTAAGCAAACTTTTGAGCCAAGCGCTGGTGTTTACCGGTGGGGTGGCTTATAACCTGGCCATAAGAGAAATACTGAAGGAGGAGTTGGGTGTCAAAGTACTGGTTCCCGATTATCCTGAATTTAACGGAGCGATTGGCTGCTGTATTTTTGGTTGCCGGAATGTTTAG
- a CDS encoding 2-hydroxyacyl-CoA dehydratase family protein, with amino-acid sequence MPKVGITTTIPVEVVYAAGWQPVDLNNSFIASSNPRLLVEEAEMAGYPRNICAWIKGIYSTVRKDEQIKTLIAVTQGDCSNTHALMETLQLTGINVIPFAYPYDRDYDMLKLQIEKLMEAFGVNWQQVYEARQKLNKVREKVRKLDEMTWRSNLVSGWDNHFYQVCCSDFNGNPEEFNKRVEDFLKGSNETAPKQEKIRLGYIGVPPICDDLYAYLEERGARVVYNETQRQFTMPDSVGDFVEQYRKYTYPYGIFYRLADIEREIERRNIDGIIHYAQSFCFRQIEDLIIRERLSLPVLTLEGDMPNSLDARTRMRVDAYLEMLR; translated from the coding sequence TTGCCCAAGGTAGGAATTACAACTACGATACCGGTTGAAGTAGTATATGCGGCGGGTTGGCAGCCGGTGGATTTAAATAACAGTTTTATTGCTTCTAGCAATCCCCGGCTTCTGGTGGAAGAAGCCGAAATGGCCGGTTATCCGCGCAATATCTGTGCCTGGATTAAAGGCATTTATAGTACTGTTCGCAAAGATGAGCAAATTAAAACCTTAATTGCAGTGACTCAGGGCGATTGCAGCAATACCCATGCTTTGATGGAAACCCTGCAATTAACGGGAATCAATGTAATACCTTTTGCTTATCCCTATGACAGGGATTATGATATGTTGAAACTGCAGATAGAAAAGCTGATGGAGGCCTTTGGGGTTAACTGGCAGCAGGTATATGAGGCCAGACAAAAATTAAATAAGGTGCGTGAAAAGGTCAGGAAATTAGATGAAATGACTTGGAGGAGCAATCTGGTTAGCGGCTGGGACAATCATTTTTACCAGGTTTGCTGCAGTGATTTTAACGGCAACCCGGAAGAGTTTAATAAACGGGTAGAAGACTTTTTAAAAGGGTCTAATGAAACTGCTCCCAAACAGGAAAAAATACGTCTTGGCTATATAGGTGTGCCGCCTATTTGTGATGATCTTTATGCCTATCTTGAAGAGCGTGGGGCCAGGGTGGTATATAATGAAACACAGAGACAGTTTACCATGCCCGATAGTGTGGGTGATTTTGTTGAGCAGTACAGGAAGTATACCTATCCCTATGGCATATTCTATCGACTTGCAGACATAGAGAGGGAGATAGAAAGGCGAAATATAGATGGGATTATTCATTATGCCCAGAGTTTTTGTTTTCGCCAGATTGAGGATTTGATTATCAGAGAAAGACTGAGTCTCCCCGTGTTAACTCTGGAGGGGGATATGCCCAACAGCCTTGATGCCCGGACACGTATGAGAGTGGATGCTTATTTGGAAATGTTGAGGTGA
- a CDS encoding N-acetylmuramoyl-L-alanine amidase has product MYGMLKGKMKGLFGFWVLFAALLLLPSGVLAASVASVNGDNINVREGPGTTSDIVGELNKGDSVTVLEKSGDWYKVKLSNGDGWVLSSFLNLSEQNSDDSADWLYAGAGSNDNQVKPAQTAATAQKEVTLPEWLRPREGKLASAGNSGSTDNSNNTGSTGNSNNSSDTNNSGSKTGEQPFVWDGGELTKIDVCDNSDEVVVTVYATGKMQLSAFTIDNPSRLVLDLTGVIPGDIPSTMQVSSNIVQQVRTALYSKEPVKSRVVLDLMKQSGYKTTLSSDQKTLTVQLDKGQRTVVKSGKKLIAIDPGHGGKDCGAIGCTGLYEKDVTLDVSRQVVDLLKNSGYDAVLTRTDDTYVGLDERTDYANSLNADLFVSVHINSSEAQTPSGTSTHYRSEEGKVLSTYIQSALIAGLGRKDRGVLYNNFAVLRTSNMTSALAELAFISNPEEESLLKTADFRSKAAQAIVQGINNYYRDIQ; this is encoded by the coding sequence ATGTATGGGATGTTGAAGGGTAAAATGAAAGGTCTGTTTGGTTTTTGGGTTTTGTTTGCGGCCCTGCTCCTGTTGCCTTCCGGTGTGCTGGCAGCTTCCGTAGCTTCAGTCAACGGTGACAATATTAATGTCAGGGAGGGACCTGGTACAACCTCCGATATTGTTGGAGAGTTAAATAAGGGTGATAGTGTTACTGTTCTGGAAAAATCCGGTGATTGGTACAAGGTTAAGCTGTCTAACGGTGACGGTTGGGTTTTAAGCAGTTTTTTAAATCTTAGTGAGCAGAATTCTGACGATTCGGCAGACTGGCTCTACGCTGGGGCCGGTAGTAACGATAATCAGGTTAAACCTGCTCAAACAGCTGCAACAGCACAAAAAGAGGTGACTCTGCCTGAATGGCTCCGGCCAAGAGAGGGTAAGCTTGCATCTGCTGGTAACTCCGGCAGCACCGATAACTCCAATAACACGGGCAGCACCGGCAACTCGAACAACTCCAGTGATACAAACAACTCAGGCAGCAAAACCGGGGAACAGCCTTTTGTCTGGGACGGGGGGGAACTTACTAAGATAGATGTGTGTGACAATAGTGATGAAGTAGTTGTTACTGTCTATGCCACAGGTAAAATGCAGTTAAGCGCCTTTACTATTGACAACCCGTCTAGATTAGTTTTGGATTTAACTGGAGTAATACCGGGGGACATACCTTCCACTATGCAAGTATCTTCAAATATTGTTCAGCAAGTTCGCACTGCTTTATATAGCAAGGAACCGGTTAAGTCCAGAGTTGTGCTTGATTTAATGAAACAGTCAGGATATAAAACTACTTTGTCAAGTGACCAAAAAACCTTAACTGTTCAGTTAGATAAAGGACAGCGGACTGTGGTTAAAAGCGGCAAGAAGCTAATTGCGATAGATCCCGGACATGGTGGTAAGGATTGTGGGGCTATCGGTTGTACCGGCTTATATGAAAAAGATGTAACCTTGGACGTTTCACGTCAGGTTGTTGACTTGCTGAAGAACTCCGGCTATGACGCTGTGCTGACCAGAACAGATGACACCTATGTAGGACTTGACGAGAGGACTGACTATGCTAACAGCCTGAATGCTGATTTATTTGTCAGTGTGCATATAAACTCCAGTGAAGCACAGACTCCTTCAGGCACCAGTACTCACTATCGTTCTGAGGAAGGAAAAGTCTTGAGCACATATATTCAGTCCGCTCTGATAGCAGGTTTGGGGCGCAAGGACAGGGGAGTTCTATATAATAATTTTGCTGTATTGAGAACTTCCAATATGACTTCTGCTTTAGCTGAACTGGCTTTTATATCTAACCCGGAGGAAGAGTCCCTGTTGAAAACAGCCGACTTTCGCAGTAAGGCGGCTCAGGCAATTGTTCAGGGTATAAATAATTATTATCGTGATATTCAGTAA
- a CDS encoding L,D-transpeptidase family protein produces the protein MVKGTSIWIIIFFVSYFTFISNVEANTVCPFNCEQERVLYLCSPNMKGKDVQELQEQLMDLGLYEDKIDGVFGPSTAQAVQALQEKHGVKTDGIVNVTIWAMLLSEHGATVTQKESPPPQGKPSIVVDTVNRTLTVFIDNEPYRQYYVAVGKPETPTPIGSWTVVRKAMNWGTGFGTRWIGLNVPWGIFGIHGTNKPYSIGGYESHGCIRMHNSNVEAIYPLISVGTPVYITGNPFGVPNHTHRILSLGERGSDVAEVQRILKKRGYYKGDINGLFNKEIKEAIEKLRKDKRLLHDDRVDLEIYQALGL, from the coding sequence GTGGTAAAAGGAACTAGTATATGGATAATTATTTTTTTCGTTTCGTACTTTACCTTTATCTCGAACGTAGAAGCAAATACAGTTTGCCCTTTTAATTGCGAACAGGAACGAGTCCTGTACTTATGCTCACCCAATATGAAAGGAAAAGATGTACAGGAATTGCAGGAGCAATTAATGGATTTAGGTTTATATGAGGATAAAATTGATGGCGTATTCGGTCCAAGCACAGCCCAAGCAGTGCAGGCTTTGCAAGAAAAACATGGGGTAAAAACAGACGGTATTGTTAACGTCACTATCTGGGCCATGCTGCTATCCGAGCATGGTGCAACGGTAACACAAAAAGAATCACCACCGCCACAGGGCAAGCCCAGTATCGTAGTCGATACAGTAAACCGCACATTGACAGTGTTTATTGACAACGAACCTTATCGTCAATATTATGTGGCTGTCGGCAAACCGGAAACACCCACACCGATAGGCAGTTGGACAGTTGTCCGCAAAGCCATGAACTGGGGGACAGGTTTTGGCACGAGATGGATTGGTTTGAACGTACCATGGGGTATTTTCGGCATTCACGGTACCAATAAACCCTACAGTATCGGCGGATATGAAAGCCACGGCTGTATCCGGATGCATAATTCCAACGTGGAAGCAATTTATCCGTTAATATCCGTCGGAACCCCTGTTTATATTACCGGAAACCCCTTTGGTGTGCCTAATCATACTCACCGCATACTCTCACTGGGTGAGAGAGGCTCAGATGTAGCGGAAGTACAGAGGATTTTAAAAAAGCGGGGTTACTATAAAGGCGATATCAACGGCTTATTCAACAAGGAAATAAAAGAGGCCATCGAAAAACTGCGAAAAGATAAGCGCCTTCTCCATGATGACCGGGTAGATTTAGAAATCTACCAAGCACTGGGGTTATAA
- a CDS encoding APC family permease has translation MILRLKRVLSLRTVVAASAGLTFASSSFVAAVQVAGFMAGDSVWLAILTGGLLCLLSAACFSELNAALPSAAGIRLYFGRAFNEKLALTVALLYMAVLLGVIGAESYVLAGVFKEVFPGTTSLFWISLMLLLVTAMNIRGIKIAGAFQDVFTYGLVLSLMIMSLIGISKFGIEWQSLVSPGSPTGIINAVAVGVFLFVGFEWITPLAEEVIDNKVISRGMFLAIGLLSITYALFTLSMTVSVDKQVLQASSVPQILFAKAVLGEPGFVWMTILSLVASITTFNAGLISVSRFMYASAREHVLPQVFARVSARFFTPWAAICFLFVASFVISATVVLTGRYMVLINMAAAMESIVYALVGLAVIRLRSKEPELSRCYRVKGGKLVPAACFLIFSVLAVAVLSTNLLIAVYLLAGLIFCLAYVLFIVPKLKKKYARPKQTRRRPVRTETNNNN, from the coding sequence ATGATTTTGAGGTTGAAGCGAGTCCTGTCGCTTCGTACTGTGGTGGCTGCCAGTGCCGGGTTGACTTTTGCCAGCTCTTCTTTTGTTGCTGCAGTACAGGTAGCGGGTTTTATGGCCGGTGACAGTGTCTGGCTGGCCATTCTTACGGGCGGGCTTTTATGTTTATTATCGGCCGCCTGTTTTTCTGAACTAAATGCGGCGCTTCCTTCTGCAGCCGGGATAAGGCTGTATTTTGGCCGGGCTTTTAACGAAAAATTGGCCTTGACCGTAGCTCTTTTATATATGGCGGTGCTTTTAGGAGTCATAGGTGCTGAGAGTTATGTGCTGGCCGGTGTCTTTAAAGAGGTGTTTCCCGGAACTACCTCTTTATTCTGGATTTCATTAATGCTTTTACTGGTCACGGCCATGAATATCAGAGGCATTAAAATAGCTGGTGCCTTTCAGGATGTATTTACATACGGTCTTGTCTTATCCTTGATGATTATGTCGTTAATCGGGATAAGTAAGTTTGGCATTGAATGGCAATCGCTGGTATCCCCGGGTAGTCCTACGGGTATTATTAACGCGGTAGCTGTGGGTGTCTTTTTATTTGTAGGTTTTGAGTGGATCACACCGCTGGCGGAAGAAGTCATTGACAACAAGGTAATCTCCAGGGGTATGTTTTTGGCTATAGGCTTGTTAAGCATTACCTATGCGCTTTTTACCCTGTCAATGACAGTTAGCGTTGATAAGCAAGTTCTCCAGGCTTCCTCAGTGCCTCAGATATTGTTTGCCAAAGCCGTTTTGGGAGAACCGGGATTCGTATGGATGACGATTTTAAGCCTGGTTGCTTCGATAACCACTTTCAACGCCGGGTTAATCAGTGTTTCACGGTTTATGTATGCCTCAGCCCGCGAGCATGTTCTGCCGCAGGTTTTTGCCAGAGTTAGCGCGCGCTTCTTTACGCCCTGGGCGGCCATATGTTTTTTATTTGTCGCTTCTTTTGTAATCTCTGCGACTGTTGTCCTGACCGGACGGTATATGGTGCTGATCAATATGGCTGCGGCCATGGAATCTATTGTTTATGCTCTGGTCGGGTTGGCTGTTATTCGCTTACGCTCCAAAGAGCCTGAGTTATCACGTTGCTACAGGGTCAAGGGCGGTAAGCTGGTTCCCGCCGCTTGCTTTTTGATTTTTTCTGTGCTGGCCGTTGCAGTTTTAAGCACAAACCTGCTTATTGCTGTCTATTTGCTTGCGGGATTAATTTTCTGTTTGGCCTATGTGCTTTTTATAGTACCGAAATTAAAGAAAAAATATGCCCGTCCAAAACAAACCAGAAGGAGACCGGTACGTACAGAGACTAATAACAATAATTAA
- a CDS encoding SCP2 sterol-binding domain-containing protein: MATHQEIKESLMCFLDNYQKNERLKIMNRDWNRVISILVRDNQSQFTMVLEKGVLEIKEGAAQNPDLTVEADSEVLADLFYGDITPTEPYINGTLKILGSEEDILRLDFISLLIWGE; encoded by the coding sequence ATGGCTACGCACCAGGAAATTAAAGAAAGTCTCATGTGTTTTTTAGATAACTACCAGAAGAATGAGCGATTAAAAATAATGAACCGGGATTGGAATCGTGTAATTAGTATCCTGGTCAGGGACAATCAGTCGCAGTTTACCATGGTTCTGGAAAAGGGTGTACTTGAAATCAAAGAGGGGGCAGCGCAAAATCCTGACTTAACGGTAGAAGCGGACAGCGAAGTTTTAGCTGATTTGTTTTACGGAGATATAACCCCTACCGAGCCTTATATCAACGGAACCTTGAAAATTCTTGGATCGGAAGAGGATATATTGCGCTTAGATTTTATCTCTTTGCTGATTTGGGGTGAATGA